The Aureispira anguillae genome contains a region encoding:
- a CDS encoding DUF7619 domain-containing protein — protein sequence MMKDILRLIFSLCILVTGNYLYAQDIEWVAQFGGSSYDKGNSIAMDTLGNVYTVGYFRGTVDFDPSAGVHNLSALGNTSDIFIQKLDPSGNLIWVKSIGGNHADRGLSIAIDAVGDVYLTGFVRGAVDFDPGPGTTILPASNLVDYFVLKLNSNGDFLWAKSAAAPSSKRGNDLTIDQDNNVLITGYFHDTVDFSFGAAPLDLISNGSADVFIQKIDPSGHVIWAKSFGGTYLDYTFSITTDTLGNVYTTGYFNDTVDFDPGLGTAIDAGKDDIFIQKLDSAGNFLWVKTMKRASIGGVTNIGKSIVIDQGGNIYSTGFFSDTVDFDPGAGITNIPTQIQGKLYVQKLDPSGNLAWVKTLEDVPNSGERAEAIAVNELGDVYVTGHFYGTSDFDPGFGIHELTSNGSVNIFVLKLDASGNFLWTNSFGGPLPNSSIEGVDLLVAPTNHLYLTGEASSVVYWETDTLTSNGLSDAFVLKLKDFTSYIKGNVYYDTNLNCSKNIGEQEMGGFLIVATNTSSNLTYYGTTDAMGNYSIAVDTGNYTVNAVFSNPYWGACNNPSSLFVDSLYRNYALDFGLEALIACPMLQVDIAAPFLRNTSFGSFYSVSYCNNGTVDALNGRVEVEIDTLLQVLSTSIPIASQNGNIYTFDLDTIPFNTCDAFQIQVLADSSVTFDQTICSKVHIYPDSICIPNYWNGAVISPVAVCENDTVFFKLFNTGLAPFGAKDYYVFEDHIIMDVDNSGVINNGDSLVIAVAADTGKTYRIMIPQESGFPALLGDSIATIAIEGCVPDSMGMFSTNFMTQFSNGSSVPFTAIDCQPAIGSFDPNDKSAQPVGYGTQHYIEQYTALDFKIRFQNTGTDTAFNVVIRDTISDYLDIEHIQMGASSHPYSWRIYGQGILEITFSNIELPDSNVNELASHGFVRYRIEQKAGNPIGSIINNTASIYFDYNLPIVTNTTWHVVGQDFVPITIAIDKIYHSEIEVKVFPNPFKAQSQIFVGQHFEALEISVFDVMGRNVQTTKGRGNQLILRRDNLEEGLYFYRLEGDGKRITTGRIIIHN from the coding sequence ATGATGAAAGACATACTTAGGTTAATATTTAGTTTATGCATATTAGTTACTGGAAATTATCTATATGCCCAAGATATAGAGTGGGTTGCCCAATTTGGAGGTTCTTCCTATGACAAAGGCAATTCGATTGCTATGGATACTTTGGGAAATGTGTACACTGTAGGTTATTTTCGTGGAACAGTAGACTTTGATCCTAGTGCAGGAGTGCATAATCTTTCGGCTTTGGGAAACACCAGTGATATTTTTATTCAAAAATTAGACCCTTCTGGAAACCTAATTTGGGTAAAATCAATAGGAGGAAACCATGCAGATAGAGGATTGTCTATAGCAATTGACGCAGTAGGCGATGTGTATTTAACAGGTTTTGTAAGGGGAGCGGTAGATTTTGATCCAGGACCAGGTACAACAATACTTCCTGCTAGTAATTTAGTGGATTATTTTGTGCTAAAGCTAAATAGTAATGGCGATTTTTTATGGGCGAAATCAGCCGCTGCTCCATCTAGCAAGAGAGGGAATGACTTAACAATAGATCAAGATAACAATGTATTAATTACAGGGTATTTTCACGATACGGTAGACTTTAGTTTTGGAGCTGCTCCACTAGATTTGATTTCCAATGGCTCTGCGGATGTTTTTATCCAAAAAATAGACCCTAGTGGTCATGTGATTTGGGCGAAATCGTTTGGAGGAACTTATTTAGATTATACCTTCTCTATAACAACAGATACTTTAGGGAATGTATATACAACAGGTTATTTTAACGATACGGTAGATTTTGATCCAGGTCTAGGTACGGCAATAGATGCAGGAAAAGATGATATTTTTATTCAGAAATTGGATTCTGCGGGCAATTTTCTTTGGGTAAAAACAATGAAAAGGGCTTCGATAGGAGGGGTAACGAATATTGGTAAATCTATTGTTATAGATCAGGGAGGAAATATTTACAGCACTGGATTTTTTAGTGATACGGTAGATTTTGATCCAGGGGCAGGAATCACCAATATTCCAACACAAATTCAAGGAAAACTTTATGTTCAAAAATTGGACCCTTCTGGTAACTTGGCTTGGGTAAAAACATTAGAAGATGTGCCTAATTCTGGAGAAAGAGCGGAAGCTATTGCCGTTAATGAGTTAGGAGATGTTTATGTAACGGGGCATTTTTATGGCACCTCAGATTTTGACCCTGGATTTGGAATTCATGAATTAACCAGCAATGGTAGTGTGAATATTTTTGTATTAAAATTAGATGCTAGCGGTAATTTTCTTTGGACAAATTCTTTTGGCGGGCCTTTGCCCAATTCATCGATAGAAGGTGTTGATCTGTTAGTGGCTCCCACCAATCACCTTTATCTTACAGGAGAGGCCTCTTCGGTTGTATATTGGGAAACAGATACCTTAACTTCTAATGGATTATCGGACGCTTTTGTATTAAAGCTAAAAGATTTTACGAGCTATATTAAGGGCAATGTTTATTATGATACCAATCTTAACTGTAGCAAAAATATAGGCGAGCAAGAAATGGGTGGTTTTTTAATAGTAGCCACCAATACAAGCAGTAATTTAACCTATTATGGTACGACAGATGCCATGGGAAATTACTCCATTGCAGTAGACACAGGCAATTATACTGTTAATGCAGTTTTCTCTAATCCCTATTGGGGAGCCTGTAATAACCCTAGTTCTTTATTTGTGGATAGTCTCTATAGAAATTATGCCTTGGATTTTGGTTTGGAGGCCTTGATTGCTTGCCCAATGTTGCAAGTTGATATTGCAGCGCCTTTTTTGCGAAATACATCTTTTGGGAGTTTTTATAGTGTTTCTTATTGTAATAATGGAACTGTAGATGCTCTTAATGGGAGGGTTGAAGTAGAAATCGATACTTTATTGCAGGTATTGAGTACTAGTATACCCATTGCTAGTCAAAATGGCAATATTTATACCTTTGATTTGGACACGATTCCTTTTAATACCTGCGATGCTTTTCAAATACAAGTTTTAGCTGATTCTTCGGTCACTTTTGATCAAACGATTTGCTCTAAGGTTCATATCTATCCAGATTCAATATGTATTCCCAATTACTGGAATGGAGCGGTGATTTCTCCTGTTGCAGTTTGTGAAAATGACACGGTCTTTTTTAAACTATTTAATACAGGATTAGCTCCTTTTGGCGCAAAAGATTATTATGTTTTTGAAGATCATATTATTATGGATGTGGATAATAGTGGCGTTATTAATAATGGGGATTCTCTAGTTATTGCTGTTGCAGCAGATACAGGCAAAACTTATCGAATTATGATTCCGCAAGAATCGGGTTTTCCTGCTTTGCTTGGAGATAGCATCGCAACGATTGCAATAGAGGGCTGTGTTCCAGACTCAATGGGAATGTTTAGTACCAATTTTATGACACAATTTTCAAATGGAAGTAGCGTCCCTTTTACAGCAATTGATTGTCAACCAGCGATTGGGTCTTTTGATCCTAATGATAAATCTGCTCAACCAGTAGGTTATGGAACGCAGCATTATATTGAACAATATACCGCATTAGATTTTAAGATTAGATTTCAGAATACAGGAACAGATACGGCATTTAATGTCGTTATTAGAGATACTATTTCTGATTATTTAGATATAGAGCATATTCAAATGGGGGCGAGTAGTCATCCCTATTCTTGGAGAATTTATGGGCAAGGCATTTTGGAAATAACCTTTAGTAACATCGAACTCCCAGATAGCAATGTTAATGAATTGGCTTCCCACGGTTTTGTTCGGTATCGTATTGAGCAAAAAGCAGGCAATCCAATTGGTAGCATCATAAATAATACAGCGAGTATTTATTTTGATTACAATCTACCCATTGTAACCAATACAACTTGGCATGTTGTCGGTCAAGATTTTGTGCCGATTACGATTGCCATTGATAAAATATACCATTCGGAAATTGAAGTGAAGGTTTTTCCCAACCCCTTTAAGGCACAAAGTCAAATTTTTGTTGGTCAACATTTTGAAGCGCTTGAAATTTCGGTGTTTGATGTAATGGGACGAAACGTTCAGACAACAAAGGGAAGGGGGAACCAATTAATATTGCGCAGAGATAATTTGGAAGAAGGTCTTTACTTCTATCGTTTAGAAGGAGATGGAAAACGGATAACCACAGGGCGAATAATTATACATAATTAG